A window of Arcobacter arenosus genomic DNA:
GGAATAAATTCGATTACCTTCACAAAATCATGTTTATAGTTTGAGTCTAGTTTTTTATATTCTTTATATAACTTTTCTTTTTCATATTGAGGTAAGTGTTTATTAATTAATGTAACAAGTTGATCTAGTTTATACATATTTTTATAAGATCTTAAATGGGGTTTTATATTTATTGAAAAACCAATTTTATTCATGGCAAGTGGTACGCCATTTCTATCTTTGATAATACCTCTATTGGGTACTTCAAAAACTTTTTTAATATAGTTTCTTTTTGAAAGCTCTTCATAATATGTATTTGATTTAATACTTAGAAAATAAACTCTAGATAATAAAGTTAACAATACAATAAAGATTAAAATCAGGGCTATATTAACTCTATTTTTCAAATTAGAACTCCAAATAAGATAAAATCAATTATAAGATTAATTACTAAAATTGCTACAAAATAAAAGCTTATTTGATGGTCAATTGACCAAACAATTGTAACACCTAAATAAAATACTGTCATATAAATATAACTATTTAAACTACTAAAAGTGAAAATTCTATTAATATTTGGTACTAAAAAAACATATACAAAAGTTGCAAGTAGAAATAAGGATAATGGCTTAAATCCATTATTTAATTCAATAAAAGTTAATGCAAGAATTACAACAGTAAAAGAATAATAATATCTTTTTTTAAGGCACACAAAAAATGCCATAAATAAAATTCCTAAGGTTAAAATAGGGAAAAATATTATTGATGATATTGTATTAACTATAACAATTGCAATAGCAAGTAATACTATAAAAAAAGGATTATCAAGATTGTTGAGTCTCATTATCAGTTATGTCTTTGTTTTTGTGGATTATATTATAAATGAACTTATATATAAATCAATATTACTTTTGTTCTAGTTCTCTTTTTTTTCGTTCAAGGCTTGTTAAGTCATAAATAAATGAGAAGATTTCTGAAACAGCTTTATACATAGAGTCGGGTATCTCCTTATCTATATCTAATGCAGACAAAAGTTCAACTAAATCTTCATCTTTTTTTATTGGTATTTCATTGTTTTCGGCTACTTTTATAATGTTTTTTGCTAATTCTCCTGTTCCTTTAGCTATTACTTTTGGTGCATTGTCAACATCAATATCATAACCTAGTGCAACAGCTTTTTTAAGCTTGTTTTTTTCCATTTTATACCCTTATATCAAGATCAAAACTAGGATTTATAAAATCATTGTTTTGGTTAAACTGGTTCATTTGTTTTTGTTCTTTTGTATCTTCTTTTTTTATATTCACAATTTTAATATTTACAGGTATTAAGTCAACAGAATTTAATGAACTTCTTAATTTTGGAAGAGATTCTTGTAAAGTTTTCTTGAAACTATCTTTAGAAGCATAAATTGTTAAATCTAATTTATTTTTATCATACAAAGCTAAAAGCAGGTTTGTTTCTCCAAACTCCTTTAATGATAAATTGATTTCACAATAAAATTTATCTTCATTGATTTTTTTCATTGAGATTGAACCCTCATCTAACATATCCCATAAAAAAGGTATATATACATTGTTTGAATTAGAAACTAATGATTGCAATTGATGATATTCAATTTGAGTAATAAGTCTATCAATTTGTTTTATAGTCTCTTGGGAATTGGAATCCCCCTTTGAAATTAATTCAGCTTGTACCTGTAAAAGCAAAGCTTTCATATCGTTTTGTATAGGGTTTGATTCTTTTGGTAAAAAATTATTTGGGTTTTGAATTAAATTATTTATAATAGTTTCAAGTTTATGTATAGTCTTATTTATATTTTGATGAAGATTTAAATTTTCACTACTTGAA
This region includes:
- a CDS encoding EscU/YscU/HrcU family type III secretion system export apparatus switch protein gives rise to the protein MEKNKLKKAVALGYDIDVDNAPKVIAKGTGELAKNIIKVAENNEIPIKKDEDLVELLSALDIDKEIPDSMYKAVSEIFSFIYDLTSLERKKRELEQK